The Zymobacter palmae DNA window CCGTCCAGATCCGCAGGACGACGCACGTTGCGTACGCGTGCACCGCGCTGTTCCAGCATTCGGCAGTGGGCGTCGCTGGCCCCTTGCAGGGCCAACACACCGATCAGCGGAGCGGTGGTCATCATCATACCCCGCGGTTCTGAAGCAGTTCGCGCTCTTCCAGAACGGCCACAGCCAGCCCTTTCATCGCACTATCAGATTCTTCGCTGCATTCCGCCACGATCAGTGGATCATCGTAGTGGGTGCACGCACGCACAATGGCACGAGCGCGACGTTCTGCAACGTCCAGCGGCGCATAGTGGCGGCCATCGTCCATGAAGATGCCGGAACCAACAAACACGGTTTCAGCGCCCAGCTGACGCATCAGCGCGGCATCGGCAGGCGTGGCGATACCACCGGCAGAGAAGTTCGGCACCGGCAGACGGCCTTCACGTGCAACCCACGCTACCAGTTCGTACGGCACCTGCAGCTCCTTGGCCGCCACGTACAGCTCATCTTTGCGCATGGAGGTCAGGCGGCGAATGTCACTGCTCATCGCACGCATGTGCTTAACGGCGTGTACCACGTCACCGGTACCCGCTTCCCCTTTGGTGCGGATCATAGCGGCGCCTTCGGTAATGCGGCGCAGTGCTTCGCCCAGGTCGCGCGCACCGCAGACGAACGGCGTGGTGAATTCATGCTTGTCGATATGGTTGACCTCATCGGCCATCGTCAGCACTTCACTTTCGTCGATGAAGTCGACGCCCAGTGCTTGCAATACCTGCGCTTCAGCAAAGTGGCCAATACGCGCTTTCGCCATGACGGGCAGCGAAGTAACCGCCATGATGGATTTGATCAGCTTGGGATTAGCCATGCGGGCAACGCCGCCTTCAGCGCGGATCTGTGCCGGAACCCGTTCCAGCGCCATGACCGCGATGGCCCCTGCACGTTCAGCCACTTCAGCCTGTTCGGGGGTACAGACGTCCATGATGACGCCGTTCTTGAGCATTTCAGCCAGGCCGGTCTTAAGACGCAGGGAAGGTGCTGTATCGGTCATGAGATCACTCCATAAAGAGGAATAGGAAGGAAACGGTTGTCTGGGGCGGCGTGGCACGCCGCATGCGTTCCATCTTCACTGGTCACTCGGCAGGGGCACAGGTACAGTAGCAGTACAATTTCAACAAACTGTCATGGTGAAGAAAGCAGTACAGTGGCCACACCTCATGCCTGCTGGGCCGCTCTTGTCATGACGATGATGACGTTCTGCCCGCCAGTGCCACCTGATGGCGTCGCGGCTCAGCAGACACGTATTCCGTGAGGACCCCTATGAGAGCTTCGGATACCCCCGCCGCTGACGACGGTACACCGTCCTGTTCCCGCGTCGAGCACGTTATGCAGCACGTACGCGAACGCATCCAGCACCGCACACTGAGCGTCGGTGCCCGCTTGCCCTCTATCCGCTCGATGGCGCAGCTGATCCACGTTTCCAAATCAACCGTTGTCGATGCCTACGATCGCTTGGTCGCCGAAGGACTGATTCAATCGCGCCCGGGGGCGGGCTTTTATGTACGCCAGCCACTGCCTCCGTTCTCGCTGTCAGCGCGTCCGTCAGCGCCCGCCCGCGAGGTCGATCCACTGTGGGTGATGCGCCAATCACTGGACGCCGACGAAAACACCCTCAACCCCGGCTGTGGCTGGCTGCCCGCCACGTGGATGCCGGAAAACGATATTCGCAAGGCACTGCGCGCTCTATCGCGTCAACCCGTTGCCCCACTGACGGCCTACGGAACACCGCAAGGATCGCCTGAACTGCGCCAACTGCTGGCGCTGCGCATGAGTGAACGAGGCATTCTGACCGATCCAGCCTGTTTGGTACTGACCGAGTCTGGCACACAGGCACTTGATCTGATCTGCCGCTTCCTGCTTGATCGAGGCGATACCGTACTGGTTGATGATCCGTGCTTCTTCAACTTCCATGCCATGCTGCGTGCACACCGCGTGCAGGTCATCAGCGTCCCGTTCACCCCGACCGGCCCTGACCTGACCGCCTTCGCTCAGCAAGTCGAACAGCATCGACCGCGCCTGTACCTGACCAATGCGGCATTGCACAACCCAACCGGTGCCACGATCAGCCCCGCGACGGCACACCGCGTTCTGCAGATCGCCGAGCAGTACGACATGACGATTGTTGAGGATGATGTCTTTGCGGATTTCGAACAGCAGCCCTCGCCACGCATGGCTGCACTGGACGGGCTGCGCCGCGTCATCCATACCGGCAGTTTCTCGAAATCACTGTCCGCATCAGTACGCTGTGGCTATATCGCCGCACGGCCGGACTGGATCGATGGACTGGTCGACATGAAGCTGGCAACAGCATTCGAAGCCGGTCACTTCTCCGCCGAACTGCTGCTGAAACTGCTGTCGAGCGGGGCCTATCGGCGTCATATGGAAGGTGTACGAGCACGTCTGGCTGATGCCATGCACCTGACGACCACCCGCCTTGAGGCCGCAGGACTAACGTTGTGGACGCAACCCCGTGCCGGCATGTTCGTGTGGGCCAAGCTGCCTGACGGGCTAAGTGCACAACACATTGCCCAACTGGCGCTGGAAGAAGACGTGGTAATGGCACCGGGCAATGCGTTTAGCCTGTCGCAGCAGGCCGATGGCTATCTGCGCTTCAACGTCGCGCAGTCCACCCACCCACGCGTCATGCAAGTACTGGAAAAGGCGATGGGCGACAGTTAAAAAATCTAACGCCCTATTAATTATATTAAAATCACATAACCTAATTAAAAATATGAGACAACATCATACCAAAGATCAGGTGTATTATATTTTCATCGAATGATAAGGTAACTCTAATTAAGCCATCATAATTTGAGATAATGACCGCATGGCAATCACTCCAAGGTGCAAATACGCAGTAACTGTCTCTCTAAGAGAGTGTTTCAAAATCCTGGCACCCGCTTTTTAAAGCAGATTATGGCACATCGCAGCAATGTGACGGCGCAGTAGATATCGAATCGGCGTTCGTACCGAACGGCCAGCGGCCTAGCGTGATTGAGCCATGCAAAAATGCGTTCCACCACTCAACAGTGCCTGCCTAGCGTCGTGCTACTATCCTTGCCTCGGCGGGCTATGAGGGGCGTGATGCTTCGAACTACACAGGCTTCCAGTCACACCGTCAACGGAACGTTATCGCGCATGTTCGCCCCGGAAAAAAGCACCTCCATGACCACCCGTCAGCAGATGACTATTGCCCCCCCGGATGCCCTCTATTGGCGCGATTGGGGCCTACGGCAGATCCCTTTTTTGCCTTCATGGATGAGCCATCCACGCAGGAGTGCTCCCAATCGATGCGATCTGCCAAATGCAGGCGTTGTCACAGCTTATGATGGCGTTGCTGCCAAACGCCTGCATCATGCCACTCTCCCAAACATCACCAGCAAGTGGGACAGGAGCTAAAGCCTAAATAGGGGGTCAGGTGTCGCCAAGAACCCCGTCATCATTACGAACAAGATGCCGAATAGAGCTTGTCGGTCAGGCACAGGAGTTCTTCCTCTGCGGAAGGCTGTAACGTGCTTGTGGAGAAACGGCTATACGATATGCCAGAGGTCATCAGGAAGTAGTTATGCGGTGAATTTTTTGGGCAACATGAATTTTTAAAGGGGATTTAACACATTCTTTTAGTACACATTTCTTCGGATTCGCTTTTAGTTTTGTGACCAATGTAAGCACAAAGGCCCCTATTAATAATCGCATCATGTTATATCGATGGTGCAATAATAGCCTATAGTAGGAAAATAATTCGAAAAATAACGATAGCAGAGGGCATTTATGACAATAATCAATGTTCACGCGTTAACGTATCACGTCAACAACGGTAATACTTTGTTTTCTAATCTGGCATTTACGCTGGGTAATCATATAACCGGTTTAGTGGGCAGAAACGGGGTCGGCAAGTCTACGCTGGCGGCATTACTAACAGGGGAAGTAGCACCGTCTTCTGGCTCAGTCAGCACATCGTGCCGCGTTGGGTGGCTGCGCCAGATTAGCGTGACGCACCAACGTGCACCGGATGAGGCCATCTGTGATGTGCTCGGCGTTCGTGACACCTTAAAGGCCCTCTCCCGCATTACGGCGGGAGGCTGCGATCCTCACGACTTCGAGTTGGTCGGCGACCATTGGCAACTGCAGGAGACGCTTGAACAGCAACTCCAAACATTAGGACTGCCCGCAGACCCTTTTTTGCCCTGTAACGCGTTGAGTGGCGGCCAGCTAACACGGCTCGCGTTGTATCAACTTTTCCAATCGCACTATGGCTATCTGATTCTTGATGAGCCTAGCAACCATTTGGACGACCACGGCAAGGCATGGCTCGTCGAACAGATAAAACGCTTCGACGGCGGGATACTTATCATTAGCCATGATCGCGATATGTTGCGCCACGTTGACGACATTTTAGAGCTCAGTACCCTCGGCATACGCTATTACGGCGGTAACTATGAGGTCTACGCGCAACAGCGCGCCAGTGAGCTAGATAGCGTAGAACGGCGCATTGACCATACGAATACACA harbors:
- a CDS encoding aminotransferase-like domain-containing protein, which gives rise to MRASDTPAADDGTPSCSRVEHVMQHVRERIQHRTLSVGARLPSIRSMAQLIHVSKSTVVDAYDRLVAEGLIQSRPGAGFYVRQPLPPFSLSARPSAPAREVDPLWVMRQSLDADENTLNPGCGWLPATWMPENDIRKALRALSRQPVAPLTAYGTPQGSPELRQLLALRMSERGILTDPACLVLTESGTQALDLICRFLLDRGDTVLVDDPCFFNFHAMLRAHRVQVISVPFTPTGPDLTAFAQQVEQHRPRLYLTNAALHNPTGATISPATAHRVLQIAEQYDMTIVEDDVFADFEQQPSPRMAALDGLRRVIHTGSFSKSLSASVRCGYIAARPDWIDGLVDMKLATAFEAGHFSAELLLKLLSSGAYRRHMEGVRARLADAMHLTTTRLEAAGLTLWTQPRAGMFVWAKLPDGLSAQHIAQLALEEDVVMAPGNAFSLSQQADGYLRFNVAQSTHPRVMQVLEKAMGDS
- the pdxS gene encoding pyridoxal 5'-phosphate synthase lyase subunit PdxS, with the translated sequence MTDTAPSLRLKTGLAEMLKNGVIMDVCTPEQAEVAERAGAIAVMALERVPAQIRAEGGVARMANPKLIKSIMAVTSLPVMAKARIGHFAEAQVLQALGVDFIDESEVLTMADEVNHIDKHEFTTPFVCGARDLGEALRRITEGAAMIRTKGEAGTGDVVHAVKHMRAMSSDIRRLTSMRKDELYVAAKELQVPYELVAWVAREGRLPVPNFSAGGIATPADAALMRQLGAETVFVGSGIFMDDGRHYAPLDVAERRARAIVRACTHYDDPLIVAECSEESDSAMKGLAVAVLEERELLQNRGV